A stretch of Vibrio sp. B1FLJ16 DNA encodes these proteins:
- a CDS encoding FliI/YscN family ATPase produces the protein MGNTFENDMLSERMNGALASLDSVPVAKVTGRLVKVSGFMLQAVGCRFKLEQRCLVETAEGEMIEAQVVGFDHSVAYLIPISRLGGLFAGAKVVPLDGDSTIQLSEKWLGRVVNGLGEALDDGPKLQGGERVSLHPNPINPLKRRPVDTPLDVGVRTINGLLTIGKGQRIGLMAGSGVGKSVLMGMITQNTEADVIVVGLIGERGREVREFVERNLTPETRHKAIIIAAPADESPLMRLRATLLCHRVAEYFRDRGKDVLLLMDSLTRYAMAQREIALSLGEPPVSRGYPPSVFNILPQLLERSGNGENHDGSLTAIYTVLAAGDDQQDPVVDSARAILDGHVVLTRKLAEQGHYPAIDINASVSRCMSACTQPAHLTVVQNFRQMYSNYLQVKDLLPLGGYQPGQDHELDRAVSLYPQLRAYLQQSADTAVDYKTSLTELAQLFQ, from the coding sequence ATGGGTAACACATTCGAAAATGACATGCTCTCTGAGCGAATGAATGGGGCGTTAGCATCGCTCGATTCTGTACCGGTTGCAAAAGTGACCGGACGCTTAGTCAAAGTAAGTGGCTTTATGCTCCAGGCTGTTGGTTGCAGGTTCAAACTTGAACAACGCTGTTTAGTGGAAACCGCTGAGGGCGAGATGATTGAAGCCCAAGTTGTTGGCTTTGATCATTCAGTCGCTTACTTAATTCCAATCAGCCGACTGGGCGGCCTGTTTGCTGGTGCGAAAGTGGTACCCCTTGATGGTGACAGTACAATCCAGTTGAGTGAAAAGTGGCTGGGCCGCGTCGTTAATGGCTTGGGTGAAGCGCTCGATGACGGGCCGAAACTTCAGGGCGGTGAACGCGTGTCACTGCACCCGAATCCTATTAACCCACTTAAGCGTCGTCCGGTGGATACTCCTCTGGACGTGGGTGTACGCACGATTAACGGGTTATTAACCATAGGTAAAGGTCAGCGTATCGGCCTGATGGCGGGTAGTGGCGTAGGTAAAAGTGTGTTGATGGGAATGATTACCCAAAATACCGAAGCCGATGTGATTGTGGTAGGCCTGATTGGTGAGCGTGGACGTGAAGTCAGGGAGTTTGTTGAGCGTAATCTGACACCTGAAACTCGTCACAAAGCCATCATTATTGCAGCGCCTGCGGATGAGTCTCCGTTAATGAGGCTTAGAGCGACGCTACTTTGTCACCGTGTTGCGGAATATTTCCGTGACAGAGGCAAAGACGTACTGCTGCTTATGGACTCGTTAACCCGCTATGCAATGGCGCAGCGTGAGATCGCGCTGTCATTAGGCGAGCCTCCTGTCTCTCGAGGCTATCCGCCTTCAGTGTTCAATATTCTACCCCAGCTTTTAGAGCGTTCAGGAAACGGCGAAAACCATGACGGCAGTCTGACTGCGATTTATACCGTTCTTGCTGCCGGAGATGATCAGCAAGATCCGGTTGTCGATTCCGCGCGCGCTATTCTTGACGGACATGTGGTACTGACAAGGAAGCTGGCCGAGCAGGGCCATTATCCTGCCATAGACATTAACGCTTCGGTCAGCCGTTGTATGTCGGCATGTACTCAGCCTGCGCATTTGACGGTTGTGCAGAACTTCCGGCAGATGTACTCCAATTATCTTCAGGTTAAAGATCTCCTCCCATTGGGCGGATATCAGCCCGGACAAGATCATGAGTTGGACAGAGCTGTTTCTTTATACCCACAGCTTAGAGCATACCTTCAGCAGTCTGCCGATACCGCTGTCGATTATAAAACTAGCTTGACCGAACTGGCGCAGCTGTTCCAGTAA
- the fliH gene encoding flagellar assembly protein FliH, which yields MSATKSNLLNGAASGYRVHRFPPLAQPVRKESEIHTDESWQDAQADLQQQLEAGFQQGIDQGHQEGFRQGLEQGKQQGLAEGQKEGFQKGFASGEQSGQQSFIQAAQPVHQLYQALSNWQDEREQQQRHIICELVQKVAQQVIRAELTLRPQQILSLVDEILEAMPGKSEKITVHLNPQDLERITQVNSDLPDEWKLVANPELSVGGCHVVTEEAEADASCDSRLEVCMDNVKQHLLDEATPLVAEGLDG from the coding sequence ATGTCGGCGACAAAATCGAACTTACTCAATGGGGCTGCTTCCGGCTATCGTGTTCACCGGTTTCCTCCTTTGGCTCAGCCCGTGCGTAAAGAGAGCGAAATACACACAGATGAGAGCTGGCAGGATGCGCAAGCTGATTTGCAACAGCAGCTAGAAGCAGGTTTCCAGCAAGGGATTGACCAGGGTCATCAGGAAGGCTTTCGTCAGGGGCTGGAACAAGGTAAGCAGCAAGGATTAGCGGAAGGTCAGAAAGAGGGCTTCCAGAAGGGTTTTGCCTCCGGGGAGCAATCAGGCCAGCAGTCATTCATCCAAGCGGCACAGCCAGTACATCAACTCTATCAGGCGCTTTCTAACTGGCAAGATGAACGCGAACAGCAGCAGCGACACATCATCTGTGAACTGGTGCAAAAAGTGGCTCAGCAGGTCATTAGGGCGGAGCTTACTCTCCGCCCTCAGCAAATTCTCTCTCTGGTTGATGAGATCCTCGAGGCCATGCCTGGTAAGTCAGAGAAAATCACTGTACATCTGAACCCTCAGGATCTTGAGCGTATCACGCAGGTGAACTCTGACCTTCCGGATGAATGGAAGTTGGTTGCGAATCCGGAACTGTCCGTCGGCGGATGTCACGTTGTGACAGAGGAAGCGGAAGCTGATGCGAGTTGTGACTCTCGTCTGGAAGTGTGCATGGACAATGTGAAACAACATCTTCTCGATGAAGCCACGCCATTAGTAGCAGAAGGTCTTGATGGGTAA
- a CDS encoding flagellar motor switch protein FliG: MNTQQPAQQQATLNQVEQTALVLLGMGEDAAAKVLRHFSRDETQRVTKAMARLSGIKSDSAYGVIQSFFEDFRQHSGIRGASKEYLSNTLRKALGNDLAKGLLNNIYGDEIQNNMQRLQWVDAEILARFIAGEHPEMQAIFLAYLPAESSSLVLKHLPDDYHDELLYRIASLQDIDHQIVRDLNDLIERCIEQVSIAQSAPLSGVKQVADIINRYDGDRGSLMEMLKLHDEEMVGKVEQNMFDFMVLARQREDTIVKLVQLIPVDLWGVALKGAEITIQQAIKASMPQRMAKALEDDMQARGAVPVSRVESARQEIMALVRELHDSGEIELLLYEEPTVE; this comes from the coding sequence ATGAATACACAACAGCCAGCGCAGCAACAAGCAACGCTTAATCAAGTTGAACAAACGGCACTTGTACTGCTTGGTATGGGTGAAGATGCGGCAGCGAAAGTTCTGCGTCATTTTAGCCGTGATGAGACTCAACGGGTAACCAAAGCCATGGCGCGTTTAAGCGGCATTAAAAGTGATAGTGCTTATGGCGTAATTCAGAGTTTCTTCGAGGACTTTCGTCAGCACAGTGGTATTCGCGGAGCGTCCAAAGAGTATTTATCAAACACATTGAGAAAAGCCCTTGGTAACGATCTCGCGAAAGGCTTGCTGAATAACATTTACGGTGATGAAATCCAGAATAATATGCAGCGCCTGCAGTGGGTTGATGCTGAAATACTCGCGCGGTTCATTGCTGGTGAGCATCCGGAAATGCAGGCCATTTTTCTAGCGTATTTGCCCGCTGAAAGTTCTTCTCTTGTGCTTAAGCACCTGCCTGACGATTACCATGACGAACTTCTGTACCGAATCGCTTCTTTACAGGATATCGACCACCAGATCGTCAGAGATCTTAATGATCTGATTGAGCGTTGCATTGAACAGGTTTCGATCGCTCAGAGTGCACCGCTCTCCGGCGTTAAACAGGTAGCGGATATTATTAACCGTTACGATGGCGATCGCGGTTCTCTTATGGAAATGCTTAAGCTGCATGATGAAGAGATGGTCGGTAAAGTTGAACAGAACATGTTTGACTTTATGGTGCTGGCGCGTCAGCGGGAAGACACCATTGTTAAGCTGGTACAGTTAATTCCGGTTGATCTTTGGGGTGTGGCGCTGAAAGGTGCTGAAATCACTATTCAGCAGGCTATAAAAGCCTCTATGCCGCAGCGTATGGCAAAAGCCCTGGAAGATGATATGCAGGCTCGTGGTGCTGTTCCGGTTAGCCGTGTGGAAAGCGCACGCCAGGAAATTATGGCCCTGGTCCGTGAACTTCATGACTCAGGCGAAATTGAGTTGCTGCTCTATGAAGAGCCAACTGTGGAGTAA
- the fliF gene encoding flagellar basal-body MS-ring/collar protein FliF, with the protein MTDISTNVMSNLAVKPEPISGSASAKDPGEFTHKVKQIWASSQRNLVLSAVLAAIVAAIIVVALWSASQSYRPLYSKQERFDISEIVSVLEADGISYRLQEQSGQVLVPEGEVARLRMLLAAKGVKAKLPTGFDSLQEDSSLGTSQFMETARYRHGLEGELVRTIMSLNSVSNARVHLAVPAKTLFVRQNAEQPSASVMLELKPGEDLKPEQVEAVVNLVVGSVTAMKPEFVSVVDQYGRLLSADIGSTESGKVNAKYLEYQKNVEKQIIQRAADMLTPIVGPSNFRVQVAANMDFSRVEETQEILDNNPVVRKEHTIQNNSIDNIALGVPGTLSNLPPVNGEVETKDSQNTNARAEVNRQYAVGSSVRRTQHQQGQIEKISVSILLNDAAAPNGTNWLPGEKEQISTMISDAVGITAERGDRLSMMSFNFMPISIEAPPTIPWWQDPTIQQPLRYAIGGMLGLAMIFFVLRPLIMHVTGADKASREVQPAADQEEHLYDNMQTREEREREELLNRRLMEKGITASTGLDVSNDMLPPPGSPLEIQLKHLQLIANEEPERVAEVLKQWVNVNEYTTASAATSNA; encoded by the coding sequence ATGACTGATATATCTACCAATGTAATGAGCAATCTGGCTGTGAAACCTGAACCGATCAGCGGTTCAGCTTCCGCTAAAGATCCCGGAGAATTCACCCATAAAGTGAAGCAAATCTGGGCGAGCAGTCAGCGTAATCTCGTCTTATCTGCAGTGCTGGCGGCAATCGTCGCTGCCATCATTGTGGTCGCTTTGTGGAGTGCGTCGCAAAGCTATCGCCCGCTATACAGTAAGCAAGAACGATTCGATATCAGTGAAATCGTCTCAGTGCTGGAAGCGGACGGCATCAGCTATCGTCTTCAGGAGCAGAGTGGTCAGGTGCTGGTCCCGGAAGGTGAAGTTGCCCGTCTCCGTATGTTACTTGCGGCTAAGGGTGTAAAAGCGAAGCTGCCGACAGGTTTTGATTCGCTTCAGGAAGACAGCTCACTTGGTACCAGTCAGTTTATGGAAACGGCACGCTACCGTCACGGTCTTGAAGGTGAATTGGTGCGCACGATTATGTCGCTCAACTCGGTATCAAATGCGCGCGTTCATCTTGCCGTTCCGGCCAAAACTCTTTTTGTACGTCAAAACGCTGAGCAACCTTCAGCCTCTGTCATGCTTGAGCTTAAACCAGGTGAAGACCTCAAGCCTGAGCAGGTAGAAGCGGTAGTGAACCTTGTGGTTGGTAGCGTGACTGCCATGAAACCTGAATTTGTCTCTGTAGTCGATCAGTACGGTCGCTTGCTGAGTGCGGATATCGGTTCAACCGAATCGGGCAAGGTGAATGCAAAATATCTCGAATACCAGAAAAATGTCGAGAAGCAGATCATCCAGCGTGCTGCGGACATGCTGACGCCGATTGTGGGGCCAAGTAACTTTCGCGTTCAGGTTGCGGCAAACATGGATTTTAGCCGAGTTGAAGAAACTCAGGAGATCCTGGATAACAATCCGGTCGTCCGTAAAGAGCACACCATCCAGAACAATTCCATCGATAACATCGCGCTTGGTGTACCGGGTACATTAAGTAACTTACCGCCGGTGAATGGCGAAGTTGAGACCAAAGACAGCCAAAACACCAATGCTCGCGCAGAAGTGAATCGTCAGTATGCAGTAGGCAGCAGTGTTCGACGTACTCAGCATCAGCAGGGACAGATTGAAAAGATCAGCGTCTCCATCCTTCTGAACGATGCCGCGGCACCTAACGGAACAAACTGGCTGCCGGGTGAGAAAGAACAGATCTCAACCATGATCTCAGATGCTGTTGGTATCACTGCTGAGCGCGGTGACCGACTAAGCATGATGAGCTTCAATTTCATGCCGATTAGCATTGAAGCTCCGCCGACGATTCCTTGGTGGCAGGATCCTACCATTCAGCAGCCATTACGTTACGCAATTGGCGGTATGCTGGGTTTAGCGATGATCTTCTTTGTTCTGCGTCCGTTAATTATGCATGTGACAGGAGCGGATAAGGCATCACGTGAAGTTCAGCCTGCTGCGGATCAAGAGGAGCACCTCTACGACAACATGCAAACCCGTGAGGAGCGTGAACGGGAAGAACTGCTCAACCGCCGTTTAATGGAAAAGGGAATAACAGCTTCAACCGGACTTGATGTGAGCAATGATATGTTGCCGCCGCCGGGATCTCCTTTGGAAATACAGCTTAAACACCTGCAGCTAATCGCGAATGAAGAGCCAGAGCGAGTTGCCGAAGTACTGAAACAATGGGTAAATGTTAATGAATACACAACAGCCAGCGCAGCAACAAGCAACGCTTAA
- the fliE gene encoding flagellar hook-basal body complex protein FliE: MESQPLNNLMTAEQLMLSKMENMRAQVAPEFVVTAHPLDMQKVNQPMSFSNAMTNVLDVVNKHQSVASEKMTAVETGQSDDLVGAMIASQKASLSFNALMQVRNKVVASFEDVMKMPV; this comes from the coding sequence ATGGAAAGTCAACCGCTCAATAATTTGATGACTGCTGAACAGCTTATGCTGTCGAAAATGGAGAACATGCGTGCACAGGTTGCACCAGAGTTTGTTGTGACCGCTCATCCGCTGGATATGCAAAAGGTGAATCAGCCGATGTCCTTTTCTAACGCGATGACCAATGTTCTGGATGTGGTGAACAAGCATCAATCCGTAGCGAGTGAAAAGATGACGGCGGTTGAAACCGGTCAGAGTGATGATTTGGTTGGCGCTATGATTGCAAGTCAGAAAGCCAGCCTGTCATTTAATGCACTTATGCAAGTACGCAATAAAGTGGTCGCTTCGTTCGAAGACGTAATGAAAATGCCGGTGTAA
- a CDS encoding sigma-54 dependent transcriptional regulator translates to MSRMEILLVEPNEHCAQLVMNVLEKSDYQVRHSRTGRAALIDERADVTLVSSNLPDMCVREFVASHQKRANNGFVIAIVEQEQGLLAAETMKAGATDYLLRPFESTQLVSLLRRVDALRKPMANIVAESWRSKQVLQLAHRAACTNASVLITGESGTGKEVLARYVHEHSPRADGPFIAVNCAAIPESMLEAVLFGHVKGAFTGATGSQTGKFEEANGGTILLDEIGEMSPEVQAKLLRILQERVVERVGSHKTIQLDIRVIAATNKDLREEVQKGTFREDLYYRLDVLPLHWPPLRERQEDILPISQFFIKKYQDGSHCQLSQDAMVALSQYHWPGNIRELENVIQRALVMRHGDYITAHDLMLPVKLIGAVPEEMPANKLGHVEVKKQAEYQYILDKLREFGGNRTKTANALGVSTRALRYKLAAMREYGIDLQSVLGSAA, encoded by the coding sequence ATGTCAAGGATGGAAATATTGTTGGTTGAGCCCAACGAACATTGTGCCCAGCTTGTAATGAATGTATTGGAAAAGTCTGACTACCAGGTCAGGCACTCGCGCACCGGGCGTGCGGCACTGATTGATGAGCGTGCAGACGTGACATTAGTCAGTTCAAACCTGCCCGACATGTGTGTGAGGGAGTTTGTCGCCAGTCATCAGAAGCGGGCTAATAACGGTTTTGTTATTGCGATAGTTGAGCAAGAACAAGGCCTTTTAGCGGCAGAAACAATGAAAGCAGGAGCAACAGACTATCTGTTGCGCCCTTTTGAATCGACCCAGCTGGTCAGTTTGCTACGCAGGGTTGATGCTCTACGTAAGCCAATGGCAAACATCGTTGCCGAGTCCTGGCGCAGCAAACAGGTACTTCAGCTGGCACATCGAGCGGCTTGTACAAATGCCAGCGTACTGATTACTGGTGAATCGGGTACAGGTAAAGAAGTGCTGGCTCGTTATGTTCATGAGCACTCACCAAGAGCTGATGGGCCTTTTATTGCGGTTAACTGCGCTGCGATTCCTGAATCAATGCTTGAGGCGGTTCTTTTCGGTCACGTGAAAGGTGCCTTTACCGGTGCTACGGGTTCACAAACCGGTAAGTTTGAGGAAGCGAACGGCGGAACCATCTTACTCGATGAGATTGGTGAAATGTCTCCTGAAGTTCAGGCCAAGTTATTGCGTATTCTGCAAGAGCGAGTGGTCGAGCGTGTAGGTAGTCATAAAACCATTCAACTCGATATTCGTGTTATCGCTGCAACAAATAAAGACCTGCGTGAAGAAGTGCAAAAAGGCACGTTTCGCGAGGATCTCTACTATCGCCTCGACGTTCTGCCACTTCACTGGCCACCACTACGTGAACGTCAGGAAGATATCCTGCCTATCAGTCAGTTTTTTATCAAAAAATATCAGGACGGAAGCCACTGTCAGCTGTCGCAGGATGCCATGGTTGCCCTTAGTCAGTATCACTGGCCAGGCAATATTCGTGAGCTAGAGAATGTGATTCAGCGAGCGTTGGTCATGCGTCATGGTGACTACATTACCGCTCATGATCTGATGCTGCCGGTTAAGTTGATTGGTGCCGTACCTGAAGAGATGCCAGCCAATAAGCTCGGACATGTAGAAGTGAAGAAGCAGGCGGAATATCAATATATTTTGGATAAGTTGCGTGAGTTTGGCGGTAACCGTACCAAAACCGCTAACGCTCTCGGCGTATCCACTCGTGCATTACGCTACAAACTTGCGGCAATGAGAGAGTACGGCATCGATCTACAGTCGGTGCTTGGCTCAGCTGCCTAG
- a CDS encoding OmpA family protein, giving the protein MAEVYFARWKIIFRNMGSFTSALIKKNELLFNIELKKHAEDWSKSSLFSHSAPWVNDAEQKLISNDAAITKNKISFSNNSKILLNAIAEGNWLKIAASGSNASGSTEYLIPLIRFQEALSEFKQCAAGLPEMSFAEARDADIYFKSGQSTLSAAQRKYIRALHSYLIADARIDKVLIDGHTDSTGDSVTNLKISRQRAKLVARELRKLGVNEKKNRAQSSWISLSGFN; this is encoded by the coding sequence ATGGCGGAAGTTTATTTTGCACGCTGGAAAATTATATTCCGCAATATGGGAAGTTTTACTTCCGCTCTAATAAAAAAAAACGAACTTCTATTTAATATTGAATTAAAAAAACATGCGGAAGATTGGAGTAAAAGCTCTTTATTCAGTCACTCAGCTCCGTGGGTTAATGATGCAGAACAAAAACTAATCTCTAATGATGCAGCCATTACCAAAAATAAAATCTCTTTTAGTAATAATAGTAAAATATTACTTAATGCTATAGCTGAGGGAAATTGGTTAAAGATCGCGGCAAGCGGAAGTAACGCTTCCGGCTCTACGGAGTATCTGATTCCCCTAATTCGATTTCAAGAGGCATTATCTGAGTTCAAGCAGTGCGCGGCAGGCTTACCTGAAATGTCTTTTGCCGAGGCTCGGGATGCTGATATCTATTTTAAATCTGGCCAATCAACTCTGTCGGCCGCTCAGCGTAAGTACATACGAGCACTACACAGCTATCTGATTGCTGATGCACGTATCGATAAAGTTCTGATTGACGGACATACAGATAGTACGGGTGACTCAGTTACTAATCTAAAAATTTCCAGGCAGCGAGCAAAGCTGGTTGCCCGTGAACTAAGAAAACTCGGCGTTAACGAAAAAAAAAATAGAGCTCAGAGCTCATGGATCTCGTTATCCGGTTTTAACTAA
- a CDS encoding flagellar motor switch protein FliM yields MSIQEFQPLNIEWLGKPVHIIREKLENLLSDSCNTLTYELQNWLKTEKVETSISEVSLHTLVPNKMFKPHTCTFQHNAGGLLYVHIDQAMLLRIADTFFGARIERKTNVLSNSDCRLQERIGKFIINWLAPDEMWSVSEFEPSQGLGLYATIKVTIANTSGLIHLRLNEELIGVLTQQLGLKSNQDLYDPFCHSLESTPVRLTAQLSKKTLPLSELVALKPDDILPIELLSDVPVSIGQEHLFTGHVAEKDGQLVLIINQDKESLR; encoded by the coding sequence ATGTCTATTCAAGAATTTCAGCCATTAAATATAGAGTGGTTGGGTAAGCCAGTACATATTATCCGCGAAAAGCTAGAGAACCTGTTATCAGACTCATGCAATACGCTGACATATGAACTGCAAAATTGGCTAAAAACAGAAAAAGTAGAGACGTCGATTAGTGAAGTCTCTCTCCATACGCTTGTACCCAACAAAATGTTCAAGCCTCATACCTGCACATTTCAACACAATGCAGGAGGGCTTCTCTATGTCCATATCGACCAGGCAATGCTCCTACGAATCGCTGACACCTTCTTTGGTGCCAGAATTGAGCGAAAGACAAACGTTCTGAGTAACAGCGATTGTCGTTTGCAGGAAAGAATTGGCAAGTTCATCATCAACTGGCTGGCACCAGACGAAATGTGGTCAGTATCCGAGTTTGAGCCTTCTCAGGGGCTGGGGCTGTATGCAACCATTAAAGTGACGATTGCCAACACCAGTGGCCTTATTCACCTTAGACTGAATGAAGAACTGATCGGTGTTTTAACCCAGCAGCTGGGGCTAAAATCGAATCAGGACTTATATGATCCATTTTGCCACTCACTAGAATCCACACCGGTGAGACTCACTGCACAACTCAGTAAGAAGACACTGCCACTGAGCGAGTTAGTCGCTTTAAAACCAGACGATATTTTACCCATTGAATTACTTTCTGACGTTCCGGTGAGCATCGGTCAGGAGCACCTGTTTACAGGACACGTCGCCGAAAAAGATGGCCAATTAGTTTTGATTATTAACCAAGACAAGGAGTCCTTGAGATGA
- the fliN gene encoding flagellar motor switch protein FliN: MSESLEQNAFDSEELNFDDFHLEGIEDETPKFTPAVTERDLSFFKNIPVTLTLEVASKEVALADLMKAGEGSVIELDKLNGEPLDVRVNGALMGHAEVVVVNDKYGLRLTSVLDTTLANAVK; encoded by the coding sequence ATGAGTGAGTCACTAGAACAAAACGCCTTTGACAGCGAAGAACTGAACTTTGATGATTTCCACCTGGAAGGGATTGAGGACGAGACACCAAAGTTCACACCGGCAGTAACTGAACGCGACCTCAGCTTTTTCAAAAACATTCCGGTGACACTTACGCTGGAAGTTGCCAGCAAAGAAGTCGCACTTGCTGATCTAATGAAAGCAGGCGAAGGCAGCGTTATCGAGCTGGATAAGCTTAACGGTGAGCCACTTGATGTCAGAGTGAACGGCGCTTTAATGGGTCACGCAGAGGTGGTAGTTGTCAATGACAAGTACGGACTGCGCCTGACGAGTGTATTAGATACTACTCTGGCAAACGCGGTGAAATAA
- the fliP gene encoding flagellar type III secretion system pore protein FliP (The bacterial flagellar biogenesis protein FliP forms a type III secretion system (T3SS)-type pore required for flagellar assembly.): MNKPLYQQRWLALIGIVILLFSLPSVAADNGLTILSVIDGESQQEYSVKLQILLLMTALSFLPAFILMATSFTRIIIVLAILRQALGLQQSPPNRVLVGIALTLSLLIMRPVWTDVYENAFTPYDQGEITLMQAASIAEKPVRHFMLTQTQQSSLEQMLRIANEPLDSNLEDISFAVVLPAFVISELKTAFQIGFMLFIPFLIIDLVVASVLMAMGMMMLSPLIVSLPFKLVVFVLVDGWAMTVGTLAASFG, translated from the coding sequence ATGAATAAACCTCTGTACCAGCAGCGATGGCTCGCATTGATTGGCATCGTCATTCTGCTCTTTTCCTTACCGTCTGTGGCTGCCGATAATGGTTTAACCATCTTATCCGTCATTGATGGGGAATCTCAGCAGGAATACAGTGTAAAACTGCAAATTCTGTTGTTGATGACTGCGCTGAGCTTTTTGCCAGCCTTCATTCTCATGGCGACCAGCTTTACGCGAATTATTATTGTACTCGCCATACTCCGTCAGGCACTTGGTTTGCAACAGAGTCCGCCTAACCGTGTATTAGTGGGCATTGCGCTGACGCTGTCACTGCTTATCATGCGTCCGGTTTGGACAGATGTGTATGAGAACGCCTTCACACCCTATGACCAAGGTGAGATTACTCTGATGCAGGCAGCGTCTATCGCTGAGAAACCTGTTCGCCATTTCATGCTGACCCAGACTCAGCAAAGCTCTTTAGAGCAAATGCTCCGTATCGCCAATGAACCGCTAGACTCAAACCTGGAGGACATCTCCTTTGCCGTTGTGCTGCCAGCCTTTGTGATCAGCGAACTGAAAACCGCCTTCCAGATTGGTTTTATGCTGTTTATCCCTTTTCTGATTATCGACCTTGTCGTCGCCAGCGTACTGATGGCAATGGGTATGATGATGCTGTCTCCGCTGATCGTTTCACTGCCATTTAAACTGGTTGTGTTTGTTCTTGTTGACGGCTGGGCGATGACAGTCGGAACGCTTGCAGCAAGCTTTGGATAA
- the fliQ gene encoding flagellar biosynthesis protein FliQ: MTPELVVTLFSNAVWMIITMVAVLVVPGLITGLIIAVFQAATQINEQTLSFLPRLLVTLLMVIFAGHWMLRTIMDLFDHLFHNIPGMIG; encoded by the coding sequence ATGACTCCAGAATTAGTTGTAACCCTGTTTTCCAATGCCGTATGGATGATCATTACCATGGTCGCGGTCCTGGTTGTACCCGGTCTTATTACCGGCCTGATAATCGCCGTTTTTCAGGCAGCGACTCAAATTAATGAACAGACACTCAGCTTTCTTCCGCGTTTGTTGGTTACGCTGTTAATGGTAATTTTTGCGGGTCACTGGATGCTTAGAACCATCATGGACCTGTTCGACCACTTATTCCACAACATACCGGGAATGATTGGCTGA
- the fliR gene encoding flagellar biosynthetic protein FliR: MEMTFADISRILGQFWWPFFRVSAVFISMPFFGDALIPVWIRTLLALSIVVISAPLMPAMPAVELFSLTSLLLAFEQAIWGLLFGLVLHMLFTIFTMLGQIVSLQMGLGMAMMNDPVNGMSVAILGRIFLIFSTLLFLALEGHLVVIDIVIQSFTVWPVGSGLNTVSLDGIISVFGWMFASSLALALPAIVAMLLANISFGVMNRAAPSLNVYALGFPMTMLLGLVAVLISISGVPSRYNALVHDALDFLSKYLLGQA; the protein is encoded by the coding sequence ATGGAAATGACGTTTGCAGACATCTCCCGTATCTTAGGTCAGTTTTGGTGGCCTTTTTTCCGCGTGAGCGCAGTATTCATCTCGATGCCATTTTTCGGCGATGCGTTGATACCTGTCTGGATTCGTACCCTTCTTGCGTTATCGATCGTTGTCATTTCAGCACCACTCATGCCGGCCATGCCTGCTGTCGAGCTATTTTCCTTAACTTCTCTGCTACTGGCGTTTGAACAGGCAATATGGGGATTACTTTTCGGTCTGGTTCTACACATGCTTTTTACCATTTTCACCATGCTTGGTCAGATCGTCTCCCTGCAGATGGGCCTTGGTATGGCAATGATGAATGACCCGGTAAACGGTATGTCGGTCGCCATTCTGGGACGGATATTTCTTATCTTCAGCACGCTTCTGTTCCTTGCTCTAGAAGGGCACCTCGTTGTCATCGATATTGTTATCCAAAGCTTTACTGTCTGGCCGGTAGGTTCGGGATTAAACACGGTCTCACTGGACGGAATAATAAGCGTATTTGGCTGGATGTTTGCTTCTTCTCTGGCTTTAGCATTACCGGCAATTGTGGCCATGCTGCTTGCTAACATCAGTTTCGGTGTGATGAACCGCGCAGCCCCGTCGCTTAACGTGTATGCGCTTGGCTTTCCTATGACTATGCTGCTTGGTCTTGTTGCTGTGCTCATCTCCATTTCAGGTGTACCAAGCCGATACAACGCGCTAGTGCACGACGCGTTAGATTTTCTTAGCAAATATCTTCTGGGGCAGGCATGA